CGTCGGAATGATGAAGTGGATATTCGATCTGTGCGGATACGACACCGTGGTGAAGATAGATACGGGGCTGGGCGACAGGGCGGACATGGACCGCGCAACCGAAGACTTCGCCAAAAAATATGATTTCAAGATCATCGAAGGCGAAGAGAAATGGCCCTGCACCTATCCGGCGGAGAAGATATACAGCGACGCGAAGGAGATCCTCGGATCCTGAATCATAGAAGCAGATCTATCGGTACGTCATTCCAATAATCAACTGGATTTCAGAGAAGCATCTTTTTTCTTATCATCGATGAAAACCTTGGTGACTTTATTGATAATAATTGCCACTATCAAAGCCAGAATTAAGCTGGACATGAAGCACGACAGCATCTCAGTGAACCAGATTCTGGAAACATATAACATTGTTACATGAATTATATAAAACTCATATGATATATTTCCAAAGAAGTTCGTCAAAGGAGATATGATATCTGTGCCTGCTGGAATCAGGAGTGCAGTGATCACAGGCATGGCTGTGATAAGATTCGGTCCAAGTTGTAACATTGTTCCAAGAAGGAAATAAGCTACATTACAAAGCAACAAGGTCAAGATCCAGATTTTGAATCCAGTTTTTCTGGTAAGTAAGGACGCTATTATAAAAAGCGAAACAAATAAGCACTGTAGATTTCCAAATAATAGATTTGAAAACGAAGTCATTCTGAGATTTTCCATCGATAATGCAAGGATAATTGAAACGATTATCGATATAGCCAGTATTAGGTGCGGTACAAACGACTCTATTTTATCTTTCCAATATGAGATTATAAGCCCGACCGGGAACATCATCCCAGATGCGTACCACATGCCGTATTTTTGCGGAGACAATATAACCATCAATAAAAACGTCGCCAAAGAAACTGCGACAATTGCCCATTTCATTTTTAAATACTTGAAAGCGAGGTAAAAAAACATGTAGAGTATTATCAGCTCGACGACAAACCAGGTGCCAGTAGTTGTTACTCCGCCGGAGATGACATCGTATAAATATGCATTTTCAGTCAGAACTAAATGATTATTATACACAGTCCAATTAACTATCAATACAATTATTCCGGCGATCCAGACAGGGACCAATAGTCTGGCCGTCTTTTTGCCAACAAATCCATCGAGGTAGTTCTTTTTTCTCTTGAAGCTTTCTAAAAGTCCAAAGCCTGAAAGCATGAAAAACGCACCAACCATCGTGTGCCCAATATCCGGCCTCACCTCAGTGGGAAAAAAGTTGCAAAAGTGAAAAAGAAAAACGCCCAGGATCAGCATGCCTTTAAGTCGTTTTGTTCTTTCGAAGGAGAAAGCGCTGTCCGATTCGGGTACAGATGGCATGTTGTTCTTCATACGACAAAGTGTCAATTATAATTCAATTATGAAAAGGCATCGAATAATATGGGGCAAGGCAAAACAGAATAAAGAAATATCTCTGGCTTTTAGCTTCTGCACTCTATGCAGTTCTCGATCGAGAGGATTGCCCTGTTCACATAATATGAAAGAACGGCTCAGGTACCGTTCTCGGAGCAAAATACCGCTCCAAGGTGCGATAGCAATCATTCCGAACACCGGGTCCGCCCGGTAACAGATTCATCCCTTGTGCCCGGGATTGAAAGGACACTCTTCCTTCAGGCAGGTGCTGTTCTTTTCCGACACATAGCAGGTGATCTTCCCGGGGATCTCCATCTCGATTCCCAGGTGCTCTTTGAAGAACTCTGCGGCTACGGGTATCGCAAGGTACGCATCTCTCTTGCAGCACCTCGGGCCTCCGAACCTCGCTATGTTCGCAAGGCAGCGCGAGACCATGATCTGGTCCTTCCTCCAGATGTCCTTGGCCAACGGGCCGTCCCCGGTGATGATGCTGAACGATATGCCGCATCCCAGCGCTGCGCCGCATGCGCCCCAGTGTCCGCAGACCGCTCCCGGTATGATGGAGCCGCGCTCGTGGGCCTTCTTCATGGCGAGGGGGAGGTCGATATCTCCTCCGCTGTTCTTGTACGCCGTGAGAACTGCGAATGGTACCAGCGAATGGTGGACCGGGCCATGGAAAGGTATCGCAGGGTCTTTCATGAGCGCTCTCAGGATCTTGATCGGGTCCTTGGAATCGGTGGAAAGGCAGTAATCCATCGCCCTCTCAATGGGGTCGGCGATCTTGGTATCGGGACACACTTCATCTATTTTGATCATGGACGGTAGACATATTGCCGGCTTAAATAACAGGCTTTAAACATGGGTTATGTAAAGCCCGCCCATCGGCTTGGATTCGATCTTTGTTTTGGAAAACGATAAATAAAAGTTCACATTGAGCGAGTTGTGAGTGAACGTAAAAAGGGCTTCAAACCCAACAAGCTGACGCTGATCACGCTGCTCTGTTCTTCAATGATCATCCTCATGGGGGCCGCCGCCGTCGCACCCGCGCTCAAGCCGATGAGCGAGGCCTTTCCGGAGACTTCCACAGTCGTCATCTCGCTGTTGGTCACCCTGCCGGCCCTGGCCGTCGCAATAACCGGCATGGGGGTCGGATATCTCGCCGACAGGTTCGGCAAGGTGAAAGTATTCATCGTTTCCCTTGTGATATTCACCGTCGCGGGGCTTTCGGGATTTTTCCTGAACACCCTTGAGACCATTCTGATCGGACGTTTCATTCTAGGTATCGGTATCGCGGGCATATCTACCGCTACCACCGCTCTTACGGCCGAGTATTACTCGGGCGCGGAGAGGGCCAAGGTAATAAGCTATCAGTCTGCGGCGATGGGTGTAGGCGTACTTTTCCTGGAGACCATGGGCGGCTCCCTTGCCGACATGGGATGGCAGGAGCCCTTCCTGATCTATCTCATAGGTCTGCCCATACTCCTGTTCGCGCTGTTCTCGATACGTGAGCCGGCCAAGGTCGAACAGATGGACAGCATGATGCCTGCCATGGTGATCCCCAACAAGCGTTCCAAGGTGGCGCTCTGCTATGCGATGATATTCATGGCAATGTTCCTGATGTTCATCCTTCCCACGAACCTGCCATATCACATGACGGACCTGGGATACAACTTGACCGTCTGTGGATTGATGCTCGGGGCCCTCGGAGTGACA
The DNA window shown above is from Methanomassiliicoccaceae archaeon and carries:
- a CDS encoding acyltransferase, which produces MKNNMPSVPESDSAFSFERTKRLKGMLILGVFLFHFCNFFPTEVRPDIGHTMVGAFFMLSGFGLLESFKRKKNYLDGFVGKKTARLLVPVWIAGIIVLIVNWTVYNNHLVLTENAYLYDVISGGVTTTGTWFVVELIILYMFFYLAFKYLKMKWAIVAVSLATFLLMVILSPQKYGMWYASGMMFPVGLIISYWKDKIESFVPHLILAISIIVSIILALSMENLRMTSFSNLLFGNLQCLFVSLFIIASLLTRKTGFKIWILTLLLCNVAYFLLGTMLQLGPNLITAMPVITALLIPAGTDIISPLTNFFGNISYEFYIIHVTMLYVSRIWFTEMLSCFMSSLILALIVAIIINKVTKVFIDDKKKDASLKSS
- a CDS encoding DUF5714 domain-containing protein, producing MIKIDEVCPDTKIADPIERAMDYCLSTDSKDPIKILRALMKDPAIPFHGPVHHSLVPFAVLTAYKNSGGDIDLPLAMKKAHERGSIIPGAVCGHWGACGAALGCGISFSIITGDGPLAKDIWRKDQIMVSRCLANIARFGGPRCCKRDAYLAIPVAAEFFKEHLGIEMEIPGKITCYVSEKNSTCLKEECPFNPGHKG